GTCCGCCTGATAATGCACCACCGAAGGCAGCAAATGGCGGCCCTGTTCGTCGGCCAGCGTTTCCGCTTGCCCGCTGCGCACCGTGGCGACCAGCGAGTTGGTGGTGCCTAAATCGATGCCGGCGGCCAGACGTCGCTGGTGCGGCGCGGCGCTGAGGCCAGGCTCACTAATTTGTAATAAGGCCATGTTGAAGCTTCCACAATCAGAATCAGAAGGTGTTACTCAAAACCCAGCAGTTTTTCTTCGAGTTGTTCAACCTGTTGCTGGAGTTTGTCCAAAAAGCGCAGCTTGCGCACGGTGTCGGCGGCGTCCGCCCATTGCTCGCCATCCAGCTGCTGCAGCATCAGCGCACTGCGCTGTTTGATGGAGACGGCCAGCCGCGCGCCGAAATCGGCCAGCAGGCGCTCCGCCTCCGGCTTGCGCTCAATGGCGTCGAGCTCTTCGCGCAGTTCCAGCTGTTCCATCAGGAACGCGGTGTCGCGCATCGTATGCTGTTCGTTGCCCAGATCGAAGCCGTGCAAAGATAGCATATACTCCGCGCGTTTTAACGGGTGCTTCAGCGCCTGGTAGGCTTCATTGATGGTCGCCGCCTGCTGCAACGCCATCAGGCGTTCGCGCTCCGGCTGGTTGGCGAAACGATCGGGGTGGAATTGGCGCTGCAGATCCTGGAAGCGGGACGCAAGCAGGCTGCCGTCCACGGTGTAGCGAACTGGCAGCCCGAATAAAGTAAAGTAATCCATAGCGTGCTCTGGGCGTTAGCGGATGAAGTTCCCCCGCCGAAACGGGGGAGCACGATGGACTGTCAGACGTTGAAACTCTCGCCGCAGCCGCATTCGCTTGAGACGTTCGGGTTGTTGAACTTGAAGCCTTCGTTCAGGCCTTCCTTAACGAAATCAAGCTCGGTGCCGTCAAGGTAGACCAGGCTCTTGCCGTCGATGATCACCTTGATGCCTTTGTCTTCAAACACGATGTCGTCATCGTTGGCTTCGTCAACAAATTCCAGCACGTACGCCATCCCGGAGCAGCCGGAAGTTCGCACTCCCAGACGCAGGCCGAGACCTTTGCCGCGGTTCGTCAAAAACGCCTGAACACGCTGCGCAGCGCTGTCGCTCATGGTAATAGACATCACAACCTCACACTTCAAATCAAAGCCCGGCGCAGCCGGGCCGACTCAGACAAATTACTTGGCGCTATGCTTGCTCTTATAGTCGGCAATCGCTGCTTTGATGGCATCTTCAGCCAGGATCGAGCAGTGAATTTTGACCGGCGGCAATTCCAGTTCTTCGGCGATCTGGGTGTTTTTGATCGCTTCTGCCTGATCCAGCGATTTACCCTTCATCCATTCGGTCACCAGCGAGCTGGAGGCGATGGCAGAACCGCAGCCGTAGGTTTTAAAGCGCGCGTCTTCGATGATGCCTTCATCGTTAACCTTGATTTGCAGCTTCATGACGTCGCCGCAGGCCGGCGCCCCTACCATGCCGCTGCCGACGGTAGGATCTTCGTTGTCGAAAGAACCCACATTACGCGGGTTTTCATAATGATCGATTACTTTTTCGCTGTAAGCCATGACCTTGCTCCTGAAACCTGAGAATTAATGATGCGCCCATTCGATGCTGTTGATGTCCACGCCCTGCTTGAACATCTCCCACAGCGGGGACAGATCGCGCAGACGGCCGATGGATTTACGCACCAGCTGAATGGTGTAGTCGATCTCTTCTTCCGTGGTGAAACGCCCCAAGGAGAAACGGATCGAGCTGTGCGCCAGTTCATCGCTCATGCCCAGCGCACGCAGCACGTAGGACGGCTCGAGGCTGGCGGAGGTACAGGCTGAACCGGAGGAAACGGCCAGGTCTTTCAGCGCCATGATCAGCGACTCGCCTTCAACGTAGTTGAAGCTGACGTTCAGGATGTTCGGTGCGCCGTGCTCCAGATCGCCGTTCAGATACACTTCTTCCATATCTTTCACGCCGTTCCACAGACGATCGCGCAGGGTGCGCAGACGTGCCATCTCTTCGGTCATCTCTTCTTTGGCGATGCGGTAAGCTTCGCCCATGCCGACGATCTGGTGGACTGGCAGGGTGCCGGAACGCATGCCGCGCTCGTGACCGCCGCCGTGTACCTGCGCTTCGATGCGGATACGCGGCTTGCGGCGCACGTACAGCGCGCCGATGCCTTTCGGGCCATAGATTTTGTGGCCGGAGAACGACATCAGGTCAACTTTCAGCTTGCTCAGATCGATAGGCAGTTTGCCCACGCTCTGGGTGGCGTCAACGTGGTAAATGATACCGCGCGCGCGGCACATTTCGCCGATCGCTTCGATATCCTGCACCACGCCGATTTCGTTGTTGACGTGCATGATGGAGACCAGAATGGTGTCATCGCGCATCGCCGCTTCGAGATCCTGCAGGCTGATGATGCCGTTGCTCTGCGGCGCCAGGTAGGTCACTTCAAACCCTTCGCGCTCCAGCTGACGGCAAGTGTCCAGCACGGCTTTGTGTTCGGTTTTGCTGGTGATGATGTGCTTGCCTTTTTTCTGGTAGAAATTGGCAGCGCCTTTGATCGCCAGGTTGTCGGATTCGGTCGCCCCGGAGGTGAAGACGATTTCGCGTGGATCGGCGCCCACCAGTTCGGCAATTTGGTTACGGGCGATGTCTACCGCCTCTTCCGCCTGCCAACCGAAACGGTGGGAACGGGAAGCCGG
The sequence above is drawn from the Serratia sp. FDAARGOS_506 genome and encodes:
- the iscU gene encoding Fe-S cluster assembly scaffold IscU; its protein translation is MAYSEKVIDHYENPRNVGSFDNEDPTVGSGMVGAPACGDVMKLQIKVNDEGIIEDARFKTYGCGSAIASSSLVTEWMKGKSLDQAEAIKNTQIAEELELPPVKIHCSILAEDAIKAAIADYKSKHSAK
- the hscB gene encoding co-chaperone HscB gives rise to the protein MDYFTLFGLPVRYTVDGSLLASRFQDLQRQFHPDRFANQPERERLMALQQAATINEAYQALKHPLKRAEYMLSLHGFDLGNEQHTMRDTAFLMEQLELREELDAIERKPEAERLLADFGARLAVSIKQRSALMLQQLDGEQWADAADTVRKLRFLDKLQQQVEQLEEKLLGFE
- the iscS gene encoding cysteine desulfurase, translated to MKLPIYLDYSATTPVDPRVAEKMMQFLTLDGTFGNPASRSHRFGWQAEEAVDIARNQIAELVGADPREIVFTSGATESDNLAIKGAANFYQKKGKHIITSKTEHKAVLDTCRQLEREGFEVTYLAPQSNGIISLQDLEAAMRDDTILVSIMHVNNEIGVVQDIEAIGEMCRARGIIYHVDATQSVGKLPIDLSKLKVDLMSFSGHKIYGPKGIGALYVRRKPRIRIEAQVHGGGHERGMRSGTLPVHQIVGMGEAYRIAKEEMTEEMARLRTLRDRLWNGVKDMEEVYLNGDLEHGAPNILNVSFNYVEGESLIMALKDLAVSSGSACTSASLEPSYVLRALGMSDELAHSSIRFSLGRFTTEEEIDYTIQLVRKSIGRLRDLSPLWEMFKQGVDINSIEWAHH
- the iscA gene encoding iron-sulfur cluster assembly protein IscA, whose product is MSITMSDSAAQRVQAFLTNRGKGLGLRLGVRTSGCSGMAYVLEFVDEANDDDIVFEDKGIKVIIDGKSLVYLDGTELDFVKEGLNEGFKFNNPNVSSECGCGESFNV